The DNA sequence TTTATATGCCTGCAAATTTACCCAAATGCATGGATTTGGGAAATGGGTGCTTCGGTGATAATTTTGATTATGATAAAGTAAAAGATGGGATAGAATGGGATAAGTGCCGAAATGGAGATAAGGATTGCTATTTGACAAAAAAGGCGAATCTTGCGGAACCCTTTGTTAAAGCGCTGGCGCAACCATTTATCTATAATCACGAAAAACGAGAACGTCAATCAGGCGGAAAATCGAAAAAGTAGTAATGTAATCGTTTTTGAAAAAGCAGACTTCCTTCGAAGCCTGCTTCTGTTTTGTATTTGAAATTTGTTTTTTTTTGAACGGCTATATTGAAATTGTAAATTTTTGCTTTTAATGAGGCTTGTTTGTGTCTTGTTGACTTTTTCTTGTTTTTAATATGAAAAAAGTTATTTTGCGTAATTTATGTGAAATTAATTGTCTTTGTTTGAATTACTTTTTTGTAAAAAATGAGTATAAAATATTTGATTTGGTTTGAATATCTTATATTTAAACTATGTGTTTATGAAGGAGTAGAATATGAAAAAGGAGATTGCTTTATTAGTTGCCGCCAGTTGCATTGGCGCTGGTGCGGCTACGGTGAATTATGACCTTTTGGGTCGTAAGGGGAGTAAAATGAATTCCCCGATGGTCTATAAGAATATAGACTATAGTAAAATGAAGAAAAAAGAACAGCAGAGCATTGGTTCTTCTCTGGAAAATAAAACGCTAAAAAGGCTTGGAACGGGGCTGAATTCGAATTATCGTTCTATTGCGGGTGTTTATAATAATAAGGGGCTGGATTATTATATGGCAAGTTCCCAGAATCCGTATCCCTACTATTTGAAGTGGTGGAAAGCAAATGGTTCATATGAGGATGGCTGGTATAATAAGTTGGCTGGAAATGGTGGCTATATGGACCAGTCAAATGCTGTTTTTAAGAGCTTCTCTCTTAAGTCGCACTATCCGCCTGCATATAAATATGCCGGGATTTCCAATGTTTATGGGCATGGTTACAATATGACGTGGTTGCCTCCTGCTTCTGGAATTTCTAATCCGGTTCAGTCTTCGCCATATGCATATTATCAGCAAATTCGATACGAACCTTTTGGAACTGTCGAAATGACTAAGTCCAAAAGGAGCGATATCTCATGGTATGATGAAAGCCATCTGTATCCGGATGCGGATTGGGGTGATGTCGGTGTTTATATGGTTGCTGATGCTGAACCGGTTAGCTTGCGCCATCAACAGTATGATCGCTATGTTCTGGTTAATCCGAATGAACAGTTTTCTCCGGATCCCGTAAATGAAATGCTTTCGGCAAGGTCCTATAGAATTATTAAGGATGCTACGAATTTTTCTGTGGTTTATGTAAGCAAAAATCGACCTTCAGATCCGTCTTCTGATGCCAGGGGACCTCAAATTTATGTAGGACTTCATAATCGTGGCGATGTTTTCTATGATAATGAAGATGCTATGAAATATTCTACTGCGGCTAGGGATCTTGATAATTACATCTATAATAATAGAACGACCGAAATCGTCGCTGCAGGAAACTATATGGTTCGTCTTAATACAGGACATCTGGCTGCTGAAGCACATGCCGCAAATGCCATTACTGTTGGTGCGGTAGATGCTTATAGTGGAGAGATTACGAGCTATAATTCGACAAAGTCGAAATATTGCACTCGTGGTATTGGCGGGTGCGATGGACTTTCTAATACCAATGAAGGGTCCAGAAAACCGGAAATATACAACTATTCTCACTTCTATTTTTTGGATGAATGGAGAGAGTATACGGATTTGTCTTCTGGAGTGCAGTACAGTTATGATCCTTTCTATGATGGCAATGAAATGTCTGCTGCTTATACAGCAAGTATGGTCGCTGAACTTCTGTCGGTCAATCCGTTCTATCGCTGGCATCCGGAAGTCGTAAAGGCTTTGTTGCTGACTTCGGGCGATGTCTCTGTGTCTCCTCCTTATCCTGAATACTATCCGGTAACATCGGAAATTCCGTCTTACCGTAGCTTGGTTTTCGATAAAAATCACAATTCCTACTTCCATGAATCTCGTTATTGGGTGGGCGAAACGCAGCGGCTGAAAACGCATGTTGAACCTTATAGCGAAAGAAAAGAAATTCGCTTTAAAGTCAAACGCCCGGCTGGCAAGACTAATTTTAAGGCTGCAATTGCATGGCTGAGCAGTGGTAATGATATTGCAAATCTTGGCAGGGTTCCTCAGGATTTCGATTTGTATGTGTATGAAAGTAATGACGGCAATGTGGATAATATAGATGTCTATAACTCCCATGCATCATCTCTTAGCGGCATTGACGCTTACGAAAAAATCTCGTTTACATCGAATGCTAATTACCTGGTGTTCCGTATTCTTCTTTATCGCGATCTCGAAGATTCTGAAAATAATGGACAGATGGTCTTGGGCTTTGATGTGGCCGCTAAATAGTGACTGCTGAATAGGAATTGTTTGAGAAAGACTCGTCGGCATATGCAGGCGAGCCTTTTTGTATGCAAAAGTTATGTCTGGTGTGTAAATTTTAGCTTTTGATGAGGCTTATTCGTGCCTTGTTGGCTTTTTCTTGTTTTTATACAAAAAATGTTATTTTGTGAAATTTATGCGAAATAAAATGTCTTTGTTTGAATTACTTTTTTGTAAAAAATGAGTATAAAATATTGATTTTGATTAGAATATCTTATATTTAAAGTACATATTTGTGAAGGAGTGAAATATGAAAAAGGAAATTGCTTTATTAGTTGCAGCCGGTTGCATTGGTGCTGGTGCGGCTACGGTGAATTACGACCTTTTGGGGCGTAAGGGAAGTAAAATGAATTCCCCGATGGTCTATAGGAATATAGACTATAGTAAAATGAAGAAACAAGAACAGCAAAACATTGGTTCTTCTCTGGATGCTAATGTCTTGGCTAAAAAGGCTTCAGGTCTTGTAAATGGTGCGTATTCTGCGGAAGGCCGTTTCTTTAATCGAGGTTGGACCGGAGCGAACGACTGCTATACGAACTATAGTAATACGAACTATCGTTGCTTCTATAATTTTACGGCACATTCTTACTCTTATCCAACGCTTTCTTCTGATCGAGGAAGCTTGTTTTATGCATACGGTCCGTATGGTGATATTGGTTACATTGAACGATCGAATGAATATTTTAAATACATCCCCGTTCCTGATGATTATATAAATCCAAACTTCTATACGGAAAACAGTTTTTCTCGTGCCAATAATCAAGGGTATAGTTTTTCGTATAACAATTCTTTCAATTTCAATAATCCTGTACAGACATCTCCCTATGGAGATGGAAGTCAAATTCAGTACAAGAATTTCAAAGATGTTAGAGACGGAAGTTCTTATTCTGATAGACAGTATATATCGGTTTGGTATGGTGCGCAGAATTCCGCTAATTACGGTAATGCTGCTTATACTAGCCAGCCGTATACTTGGGCGGTCGAATGGAAAAATGACTGGACAAATGTTGGCATCTATGTGCCTTTAAATGCAATGCCAGTCAAGATGGCTCAAAATGATCAGATTAAATATGTGGTAGTGTCTCCGGCTAGCTATTGGCAAGTTCCATCAAATGAAATTGATGCTTCGAAAACATTTAAAATATTAAAGAATTCTTCGAAAAAATCCGATATTTATGTGGGTTCTGCGGAATATCCGAGTTATCCGAGCAATATTCAAAAGGATAACATTTATATGGGTCTTCGAGTCCGTAAGCCCATGGCGGGCGGATTTATGCCTTCTGGATTGTATTACTCAGATGAAGCGCGTACGCTCGATAACTACATCTATACCAATCGTACTGTAGAAATTGTTGCTGCAGGTGAAGGTAGTGGATCCAACAGAAACTTTGCAAATATTGCCCACGCTGTAAATGCTATTACAGTTGGCGCTGTTGATCCTACAAGCGGTAATGCTACTGCATATACGCCTAATGTTCGACCCAGATATTGCACTAGCGGAATCGGAAACTGCAATTCGAGCAGTTCTTACAATATTGGAACTACAAAGCCGGAAATTAGCAATTATACTCATTTTTATTTTAATGAAGGTGGCTATAATTCGGATAAGGGCCGAAAGTATACGGCGTCATGGGGAACTGTTTCGACATATGACCCTTATTACGATGGTACGTCAATTTCTGCTGCATATACTGCAGGTATGGTTTCTGACCTTCTGGCTACAAATGCTTTCTACCGTAGGCATCCTGAAGTTGTTAAGGCTACATTGCTTACATCGGCAAGTGTGACTGGCGTCCCGACCTATGCAACTTTGTTGCCGCCTCGTTCCTATACAGATGTAAACCATGCTTATCCGTATAAGCATGAATCCCGTTTCTGGGTCGGCGATATCAATAAGGTGAAAACTCATGAGGATTCTTATGGCAGAAAGGAAATCAGATTTAAGGTGAAAACTTCTGATTTTGAATCGAATAATTTTGTTGCTGCTATTTCCTGGTTGAGTAGTGGTGACGATATCGCAAATCTTGCTAAGATTCCTCAGGATTTTGACCTTAGGGCTTATGCAAATAATTCGGGAAATCTTAATGATCTTGAAACCTTCCTGGATTCTTCCTTAAGTTCTTTTGACGCTTTTGAAAAGGTATCCTTCTCGACAAGTGCAAACTATATTGTGTTCGTTATCACCTTGTATTCTGATGACGTGAATAGTGAAAACCGTGGACAGGTTGTCTTGGGCTTTGACATGATGTCTCGCTAATTCGAACTCGTTGAAATATAAAATACAGCCTTATTTGTAAAGCCTCGCTAGCGTATTGCTGGCGGGGCTTAACTTGTTGTAAATAATTTTATATGTTGTTATATATAGAAACTATTTTATTATTTTATAGATACTTATAAAATAATAAAGAGAGAGGGTGTAAATGAATAAAAAAATGGCTTTCATTGTGGCTCTAGGCTGTGCTTATGCCGGTGCTACTTCTACTGTAAATTATGACCTTCTTGGTCGCAAGGGGAGCAAAATGAATTCCCCGATGGTCTATAAGAATATAGACTACTCCAAGATGAAAAAGGATAAACAGCAGGTCGGGTCTTCGCTAGAAGTGAAGTCTTTGGCGAAAAACGCTGGTCCAGGTTTTCAGAATAACGCGGATGCCATAACGGGTATTTTCAATAATAGAGGGTTGGAACATCAAAATAACACGTACCCTTATTATATGAAACGGTACTTCCAGCAAGGTGCCCCTCTTGAAGGCTGGTATAGCACCTTGGGTGGGGAGTCTGGGTACATGAAGCAATCCAATCAGGTCTTTTTCCCTGTCCCGATGGAACGCAAGAATCCGGTTAACCTGCAATACGGGGTAAGAACGAATGTTCCGTCAAGTGAATATTCCCTTTCGACAACGAATTATACCTTCAATAACAATTCGCAGCCATCTCCTTACAGCTATTCTCAGTATGGCAATACCGAGATGATTAATTATATGCCGTTTTCCGCTATTGAAAACTACGCCAAGAGGTATTCGATTTGGTGGTATGACAATCCGTCGTATACGCCGAATCCAGAACAGTGGGACGATGTGGGTATTTATATGTCCATAGACGCCCTTCCGGTCAAGTTGGATCCGAATAAGTCTGTTCCGTATCTTAAGCTTGCGTCTGGAGAATTGTTCGAACCGACGCCTGAAACAGAAATGCTGTCTTCAAGAACGTATGATGTTATAAAGGCGACGGCGAAAAATTCTGTGATTTTTGTCGGTAGCGAGTACCCTCTATGGCCGGAAGATTATCCGTTAAATCCGAATCATCGCAGTCCGTTTGTTTATGTGGGTGTTCGAAATCGCCAATATGGAAATGTCGATAATCAGCTCGCAAAGCAATATTCTTATGAAACGATGCAGGTTGATAATGCCATATATAGAGGTCGTCGTATTGATGTTATTCCCGCTGGGAATTATAATGTGAGAAACAATTCAGGGCATCTTGGTCTTGAAGCTCATGCAGCCAATGCCATTACGGTGGGTGCAGTCGATGCTGAAACTCGAAAAATCACGAGTTATAACTCGACTCAATCCTATTATTGTACTCTGGGTTTAAGGCAATGCAATGATGGAAATAATTTGAGGATTGGTTCCCGAAAGCCTGAAATCTACAATTTTTCTCATTACTATTTTGATCATCAATCTAATAGCAACTATCCTCAAGAACAGAAACGAGTTTATACGAATAGATCTACTGGAATTGCCTATACCTATAACCCGTATTACGACGGTTCCGAAATGGCTGCTGCATATACGGCAGGGCAGATCGCGAACCTTTTGTCGGCAAATCCGTACTATCGCTGGCACCCGGAAATGGTGAAGGCTTTGATGCTTACTTCTGGGGATGTCTCTATAAACACTCCATATCCGAATGGAACTCCGATAACGACAAAGATGCCTTCTTATTATAGCATGCTTACGGACCAAAATCACAGTGAAGTTTTCCATGAATCCCGCTATTGGGTGGGCGAAATCAGTAAGCTGTACACGCATTATACAGATGAAGGACAGAAAGAAATTCGTTTCAGTGTCAAGCGTCCTACAGATAAGAGTAATTTTACAGCAGCAATTGCTTGGTTAAGTAGTGGTTCTGATCTTGTTAAGGTTGGCAGAGTTCCTCAGGATATCGACCTTTATGTGTATGAAAGCAATACCTCGAATGTGAATAATCTTTCTAATTTAAAAGTCTCATCGCTTGATGGAGATAATGCATATGAACGTAAATCGTTTACGTCAAATGCAAACTATCTTATTTTCCGCATTCTTATTTATGCCGACCGTACTCCGGATAATTCAGACAATAAAGGTAAAATTGTCCTTGGCTTCGATCTTGCTGGTATCTAGTTCCTGTGAAGCCTAAATGCTTAAAATGCCCCGATGGAAAAATCCGTCGGGGCGTTTTTGTTTGTTTGAAATGGTTAAATAACTTTATCTGTGACAATGCGCCATTCGCCGGGCTTTAAGTCCCCTAGCGGGATGTTCCCGATTTGCACACGGACAAGGCGGAGGGTCGGGAAACCTACGGCTGCTGTCATGTGCCGCACTTGACGGTTCTTGCCTTCGATGAGCGTGAGTTTTACCCAGCTGGTGGGAATATTGGCGCGGTAGCGCACTGGCGGGTTGCGGGGCCAGATCCAGTCGGGTTCTTCGGCGATTTCTGCCTTGCAGGGCTTGGTGTGGTATCCCTTGATGTCCACGCCTTTAGAGAGCTTTAGGATGGCTTCCTTGGTAATTTGTCCGTCAACTTGTGCGAGATAGGTTCGCGGGTGTTCGTATTTGGGGTCTAGAAGTTTTTTGATGAGTTTCCCGTTATCGGTTAGGAGTAACGCGCCTTCACTGTCGTGATCGAGCCTGCCGGCTGCATAGATGTCTGGCGGGAACCCGAAAGAATTTAGGGCTAAATGTCCTGATTCTGGGGTGAATTGGCTTAATACGCCATAGGGCTTGTTGAAAATAATAACAGTTGACATGCCTCATAATGATAAAAAATTTTATATTCAAAGCATGATTGATATTTACACTTTGGCGAAAAATCCGCTTGTATTCCAGAAGCCGAGAACGATTACTTCGGCTTATATTGACGTGTCAGGAAAGATGGGTCTTGCGCAGACTGTGCTCATGGTCCAGGACAATATTACGGAAAATTTTGGATCCATGAAAATGGACAATTTCGTGGTCAAGGAAAAGGGCGGCTTCTGGGTTGTTTATAAGGCCAAGTTCAAATTCTTGAAACGTCCGTACTGGAAAGATAAAGTTGTCACGACATCCTTCCCGGCAGATAATCAGCTTATCCGCTTGAACGAAAATACGGCGATTACGACGATTGAGGGCGAACCGATTATTTTTGCAAAACAGGAAATGTGCTGCCTGAGCTTCGATCGTCATCGTCCGATGCGCCTTTCTGCGGTCGATTTCCCGACGGAAGGTTTTCCTGAAGCATTCATGACGGATGATTTCGACCGCTTTAACGTGAAGCCTGAAGAATATCAGGAAGTTTATCAGCAGAAGGTCTTGCCGCAACATATCGATATGTCGCACCATATGAACAATATCGAATATGTAAAACTTGCATTGAACGTCTTTAGCGCGTCTGACCTGGAACTTTGCATTCCTTCGGAACTTGAAGTCCATTACTTGGGTGAATCCAAGGAAGGCCAGGTTTTAAAGGTTTTCCGCGCGGATCATAATGGAGCGACTTACATGCGCATTCTCGATGAGACGGATCGCCCTGTCTTCGAAATGAAACTCAGGATGATGTAGTTGTTGTGCTGCTGATGTCATTCCCGACTAGATCGGGAATCGCCTTTTTGTTTTATTAAAGGAGATGCCCGCTCTGTGGCGGGCATGACAAGAAACACTAGTTTATGCTATAAAACTTCAAAGAACTCCGGACGGTGAAAGTCCGGTTTTTCTGTTTCTATGGGAAATGCGCTCAGGTAATGGGGCGTGTTTGCCTTATCGGCGCATTTGTAGAGGTTTCCGCGGAGCGGTGCTTCTATTGCTTTCATTCCGAAAATCTCGGCAGGAATTTCAACAGCCATTGTCCAGTAGACGCTGTCGTCTTGGATGCTTGGCGCTGTTCCTGAACGCTTGATTTTTGCGATGGCGTCAAGCGGGAGCGTTTGTCTGTTCTCGCGGCCTGTACCCCGGGCGGCGAGAATAAAGCCTCGGCTTGTCGTTTCGAAGTTGAAATATTCAGCCGGGTTTGCTGGATTCTGCAAGAAAATTTCCACGCAGGAATCTTCCCAGCTTCGACCGTTGTCTTCTTGAACGGCTGCGCGGTAGCAGTTCACGGGTTCTTCGACTGTGAATTTAACTGTGATTATGCGGGGAGTCCATGAAAAATCAGCGGTGACCATCGGGTGGATGATTCCCTGATTTGCAGTCCATTTCATATTCGGTTTTAAAAGCATGAAAATAAATTAGCAAAAAACAAGAAGTGATTAAACAATGTTTAAACAGTGTTTAATCACTTTTTCATTGTATTGAAAATGCTGAAATTGAATTAAAAACGCCATTTGCAACTTATGGCATGGCTTTTGCAATGTTGAGCGTGATTCCGCAAAGGTATGAATGTACCGATACGCGGCGAACCTTAAAAAATAGGAGGCCGATATGGCTGAAAAAACAGAAAAGAAAACTTCGAGTACCCCTGCAATGTCTTCGGCATTTGATTGCCTTGCTGTGACAAACGTGCAGGTTTATCCGTTTAAGGAAGGCGCAAATCTTGGACACATGAAGGGCGTTGCTACGATTGTGCTGAATGACCAGATCCAGATTCGCGGGCTTCGCGTGATGGATGGTGAAAACGGAATGTTTGTGGGGTATCCGATCGATACTTTCTATAAAGGGGAGGACTATCGCACCGTTTGTTTGCCTATAACTCGCCAGTTGAGAGAACATATTGAAAGCTGTGTGCTTGAAAAGTATCAGGCTGCAGTAGCATAAGGCAGGTGCAAATTGTTTCGCAGAATCCGTTCTTATTGCTTGTTTGGAATAAAGGCTGTTCCTGTCAGTGTGGAAGTCGATGCCGCTCAGGGACTGCCTGGGTTTACTCTTGTCGGACTCCCGGACAATGCGGTAAGGGAATCTCGAGAACGTGTTGTTTCGGCGATACGCTCCATCGGGAAAGTGGTGACAGGTTTTCGTACAACGGTGAACTTGTCGCCTGCGGATTTGCGAAAGGAGGGGAGTGCATTAGACCTTCCGCTTGCGATTGGCTTGCTTGTTTCGACTGGGGAGATAGAAGTTCCGCAGTTGGAACGCTATGTCTTTGTAGGCGAACTCTCATTGGATGGTTTGTTGAAGCCTGTCCGTGGTGTGTTATCCATTGCAATGAATTTGTCTACAGCACGTGACTGTATTCTCGTGATTCCGCGCGGGAATGAGCAGGAAGCTTCGCTGGTGGAAGGTCTTCGTTTTATTTGTGCGGATTCGCTTGGGGAGTGCGTTGAAATCCTAGAACGCAATTCTAGTCAGGGTGTAAAAATTGCAAAAGGCATTTCTTCGTGTCATGTAAGCGTTAGTAATGAAATTCCCGATTTCAAGAATGTAGTGGGAATGGATGGTGTAAAACGGGCGCTTGAAATTGCTGCTGCGGGAGCGCATAATTTCTTGTTGGTGGGGTCGCCCGGTGCTGGTAAGACACTTTGTGCGAAATGCTTGCCGGGAATCCTCCCGGAGATGACTGAACAGGAAATTTTAGAAACGACGCGTATCCATTCTTGTGCGTTGCGAGCCGGTGATTCTGATGCGTTTAAACCCGTGCTTACGCGCCCGTTCCGTTCACCGCATCATTCTGCATCGATGGTGTCGCTTGTGGGCGGCGGAACCCGTCTTTTGCCAGGGGAGGCGAGCCTTGCGCATAATGGAGTTCTTTTTTTGGATGAATTGCCGGAGTTTAACCGCAGTGTGTTGGAAGCTCTGCGCGAGCCAATGGAAGAAGGCGAAATCTCGGTTAGCCGTGCGAGTGGAACTGTTATATGGCCAGCGAGATTTATGATGGGGGCTGCAATGAATCCATGCCCTTGTGGATATTCAATGGATCCTAAGCGTGAGTGCACCTGCTTGCCTGAGGCTCGTAAGCGCTACCGTGAAAAAATATCGGGACCGTTATTGGACCGCATCGATATCCAGGTGAGCGTCCCTCCTGTTGATGCTGCTATGTTTGTGATAAAAGGACGAGGTGAGTCGTCTGCTGATATTCGCAGACGCGTGTGCGCTGCACGATCTGTTCAGCGCGAACGCTTCCGAAATTTGCCTTTTAAATCCAATGCCGAAATGTCGTCGGAGTATGCAAGAAAATTTGCAGAGATGACTCCTGCCGTAGAACGTTTTGCTGTCAATGCCGCAGCCAAGATGGACTTGAGTGCGCGTGGGTACTTTAGGTTGTTAAAAGTTGCGCGTACGATTGCCGACTTGCGAGGCACTTCCGCCGTTGATATTATGGATCTCTCTGAGGCTTTGCGTTACCGCGCCTTTAGAGGATAGAGCGGCTTTGCTGCAGTTACTAGAACTTAGTTACTAGTTAATAGTCTTTGGTCATTAGTTATTGATCAAAAGAAGATGTTGATTTAAAATTCTCTAGTAACTAGTAACTCGAAACTAGTAACTTTTGTTTCCTACTGTCTACTAATCTTCACGCTGGCTTCGGCGCCTAGGCAGCCGGGAACGGCTTTAGGTTTTACGACGGAGACTTCGACGGCTGAGGCTTTAGAATAATGCTCTAGGACGTATTCAGCTGTTTTTACGACAAGAGTTTCGACAAGCTTGAAACAAGAAAGGCGGATGAACCCTTTTAGTTCTTCCGCCAGCTTTGCATAGTCGATAGATTCGTTTAAATCTTCTGTTTCTGCAGCTTTTGCGAAGTCCAACCAAAGAGTGAGGTTCAAGATGATTGGTTGTTCGTTTATGCGTTCGTAGGGAAGAACACCAACGATGCAATCAAATTGAACGTCTTTGAGCCGGATTCGCCCTTGTTCCATTACCATGCGAACAAAACGATAGCTGTGGTCAAGGACACTGCCGATACGCCGAACCAGATGTTGCGGGCCATAGCGTAGGAATCCTTTGTATCCTTGTTGATTTTCATTCTACTCTTGAGATCTGCGTAAGTCCAGCCGGCTGTGGTGAATGCTGCTGAATCATTTGTTTTCTTATAGTAGTCTATGCAGGCTTGCTGGTCCGTTACGCCTTTGATTTTTGCACATCCCACAGAGATCTTTTCTTCTGCGGTATTGGCGATATTTTCAAGCTTCTTGTAAGCGTCGTTTGCTTCGCTGGACTTCATTTGCTGGAGAACGCCAAGCACGGCGCTGCCTGCTGCGACAGCCGAGAGAGCAACTGCACTCCAGAAGCGAACTTCGTCAGCAATACCGAAACGATCCTTAACGTCCTGTGCTGCTGCGGATGCAGAATAATCGCGAGCGTCGGCACGTGAATTTGTGTTGTTCAGGTCGCCAGAAACGTCGTAGCTGCTGCTGTTCTTTGCGGCAATGATGTCTTCGTCACAGGAAACATCAAATTCGTCACATTCTTGCTTCGGTGCGGTACTTGTTGCGGCCGGGGCTTCGTTTTTGAGGTCAATCTGAGTTCCGTTTACAAATGCGACTGCAGATGTTGCTCCTGGGATATAGACGAACTTACCGTCGAAGTATACCTTTTCGGCATCGTCGCCCGGCTTCATACCGCGGCGTTCATAAAGCTTGGCTTTGATGATATCGCTGTAGGAAATGTTCGAGGGGACGCTCAATGCTGTCATGGATGAAATATCACCGACTTGACCGATGTAAAGCTGATAGGCATTAAGGCCAGATTCCTGAGCAAACTTCTGACGGAGGACAATTTTTCCAGAAGGAACAGATGCGGCTTCGTCAACAGAAGCGGTGCTCAGTTCGCCGTAAGAGGCAAAAACCTGGTT is a window from the Fibrobacter sp. UWB4 genome containing:
- a CDS encoding S8 family serine peptidase, which gives rise to MKKEIALLVAASCIGAGAATVNYDLLGRKGSKMNSPMVYKNIDYSKMKKKEQQSIGSSLENKTLKRLGTGLNSNYRSIAGVYNNKGLDYYMASSQNPYPYYLKWWKANGSYEDGWYNKLAGNGGYMDQSNAVFKSFSLKSHYPPAYKYAGISNVYGHGYNMTWLPPASGISNPVQSSPYAYYQQIRYEPFGTVEMTKSKRSDISWYDESHLYPDADWGDVGVYMVADAEPVSLRHQQYDRYVLVNPNEQFSPDPVNEMLSARSYRIIKDATNFSVVYVSKNRPSDPSSDARGPQIYVGLHNRGDVFYDNEDAMKYSTAARDLDNYIYNNRTTEIVAAGNYMVRLNTGHLAAEAHAANAITVGAVDAYSGEITSYNSTKSKYCTRGIGGCDGLSNTNEGSRKPEIYNYSHFYFLDEWREYTDLSSGVQYSYDPFYDGNEMSAAYTASMVAELLSVNPFYRWHPEVVKALLLTSGDVSVSPPYPEYYPVTSEIPSYRSLVFDKNHNSYFHESRYWVGETQRLKTHVEPYSERKEIRFKVKRPAGKTNFKAAIAWLSSGNDIANLGRVPQDFDLYVYESNDGNVDNIDVYNSHASSLSGIDAYEKISFTSNANYLVFRILLYRDLEDSENNGQMVLGFDVAAK
- a CDS encoding S8 family serine peptidase, encoding MNKKMAFIVALGCAYAGATSTVNYDLLGRKGSKMNSPMVYKNIDYSKMKKDKQQVGSSLEVKSLAKNAGPGFQNNADAITGIFNNRGLEHQNNTYPYYMKRYFQQGAPLEGWYSTLGGESGYMKQSNQVFFPVPMERKNPVNLQYGVRTNVPSSEYSLSTTNYTFNNNSQPSPYSYSQYGNTEMINYMPFSAIENYAKRYSIWWYDNPSYTPNPEQWDDVGIYMSIDALPVKLDPNKSVPYLKLASGELFEPTPETEMLSSRTYDVIKATAKNSVIFVGSEYPLWPEDYPLNPNHRSPFVYVGVRNRQYGNVDNQLAKQYSYETMQVDNAIYRGRRIDVIPAGNYNVRNNSGHLGLEAHAANAITVGAVDAETRKITSYNSTQSYYCTLGLRQCNDGNNLRIGSRKPEIYNFSHYYFDHQSNSNYPQEQKRVYTNRSTGIAYTYNPYYDGSEMAAAYTAGQIANLLSANPYYRWHPEMVKALMLTSGDVSINTPYPNGTPITTKMPSYYSMLTDQNHSEVFHESRYWVGEISKLYTHYTDEGQKEIRFSVKRPTDKSNFTAAIAWLSSGSDLVKVGRVPQDIDLYVYESNTSNVNNLSNLKVSSLDGDNAYERKSFTSNANYLIFRILIYADRTPDNSDNKGKIVLGFDLAGI
- a CDS encoding pseudouridine synthase; protein product: MSTVIIFNKPYGVLSQFTPESGHLALNSFGFPPDIYAAGRLDHDSEGALLLTDNGKLIKKLLDPKYEHPRTYLAQVDGQITKEAILKLSKGVDIKGYHTKPCKAEIAEEPDWIWPRNPPVRYRANIPTSWVKLTLIEGKNRQVRHMTAAVGFPTLRLVRVQIGNIPLGDLKPGEWRIVTDKVI
- a CDS encoding acyl-[acyl-carrier-protein] thioesterase, with the protein product MIDIYTLAKNPLVFQKPRTITSAYIDVSGKMGLAQTVLMVQDNITENFGSMKMDNFVVKEKGGFWVVYKAKFKFLKRPYWKDKVVTTSFPADNQLIRLNENTAITTIEGEPIIFAKQEMCCLSFDRHRPMRLSAVDFPTEGFPEAFMTDDFDRFNVKPEEYQEVYQQKVLPQHIDMSHHMNNIEYVKLALNVFSASDLELCIPSELEVHYLGESKEGQVLKVFRADHNGATYMRILDETDRPVFEMKLRMM
- a CDS encoding carbohydrate-binding family 9-like protein, which translates into the protein MKWTANQGIIHPMVTADFSWTPRIITVKFTVEEPVNCYRAAVQEDNGRSWEDSCVEIFLQNPANPAEYFNFETTSRGFILAARGTGRENRQTLPLDAIAKIKRSGTAPSIQDDSVYWTMAVEIPAEIFGMKAIEAPLRGNLYKCADKANTPHYLSAFPIETEKPDFHRPEFFEVL
- a CDS encoding SpoVG family protein; amino-acid sequence: MAEKTEKKTSSTPAMSSAFDCLAVTNVQVYPFKEGANLGHMKGVATIVLNDQIQIRGLRVMDGENGMFVGYPIDTFYKGEDYRTVCLPITRQLREHIESCVLEKYQAAVA
- a CDS encoding YifB family Mg chelatase-like AAA ATPase, which encodes MFRRIRSYCLFGIKAVPVSVEVDAAQGLPGFTLVGLPDNAVRESRERVVSAIRSIGKVVTGFRTTVNLSPADLRKEGSALDLPLAIGLLVSTGEIEVPQLERYVFVGELSLDGLLKPVRGVLSIAMNLSTARDCILVIPRGNEQEASLVEGLRFICADSLGECVEILERNSSQGVKIAKGISSCHVSVSNEIPDFKNVVGMDGVKRALEIAAAGAHNFLLVGSPGAGKTLCAKCLPGILPEMTEQEILETTRIHSCALRAGDSDAFKPVLTRPFRSPHHSASMVSLVGGGTRLLPGEASLAHNGVLFLDELPEFNRSVLEALREPMEEGEISVSRASGTVIWPARFMMGAAMNPCPCGYSMDPKRECTCLPEARKRYREKISGPLLDRIDIQVSVPPVDAAMFVIKGRGESSADIRRRVCAARSVQRERFRNLPFKSNAEMSSEYARKFAEMTPAVERFAVNAAAKMDLSARGYFRLLKVARTIADLRGTSAVDIMDLSEALRYRAFRG
- the folB gene encoding dihydroneopterin aldolase, whose amino-acid sequence is MVMEQGRIRLKDVQFDCIVGVLPYERINEQPIILNLTLWLDFAKAAETEDLNESIDYAKLAEELKGFIRLSCFKLVETLVVKTAEYVLEHYSKASAVEVSVVKPKAVPGCLGAEASVKISRQ